A stretch of Nonomuraea africana DNA encodes these proteins:
- a CDS encoding branched-chain amino acid ABC transporter permease, with product MFNDFFAQFWPQTIDGLAFGSIYALIALGYTMVYGVLRLINFAHSEVFMIGTFGAMVVPFAFGINTPLTGIALVGLIVAMIAAGALASAGTAAALERIAYRPLRKRGASRLAALISAIGASIFLQELFALLVIPTVFDRPERGRIQMGLPRIMDRTELFSIFGHPVLTHQVFVVVAAIGMMIALERLVNRTKIGRGIRATAQNPEAAVLMGVDINKIVQMTFLIGGAMAGVAGALYLLAYENTNYYIGFLFGIKAFTAAVLGGIGNLRGALVGGITLGLVENYGAIIFGSDWKHVISFTVLVLVLMFRPTGLLGESLQQARA from the coding sequence GTGTTCAATGACTTTTTTGCTCAGTTCTGGCCGCAGACGATCGACGGCCTCGCCTTCGGATCCATTTACGCGCTGATCGCGCTCGGATACACGATGGTGTACGGCGTGCTGCGGCTCATCAACTTCGCGCACTCCGAAGTTTTCATGATCGGCACGTTCGGCGCGATGGTCGTGCCGTTCGCGTTCGGCATCAACACTCCACTCACCGGCATCGCCCTCGTCGGGCTGATCGTCGCCATGATCGCGGCTGGTGCGCTCGCCTCGGCGGGCACGGCGGCGGCGCTCGAACGGATCGCCTACCGGCCGCTGCGTAAACGGGGCGCCTCGCGCCTGGCCGCGCTCATCTCGGCCATCGGCGCCTCCATCTTCCTGCAGGAGCTGTTCGCGCTCCTGGTCATCCCCACGGTCTTCGACCGGCCCGAGCGCGGCCGCATCCAGATGGGCCTGCCGCGCATCATGGACCGGACGGAGCTGTTCTCGATCTTCGGCCACCCGGTGCTGACGCACCAGGTCTTCGTGGTGGTCGCGGCGATCGGGATGATGATCGCGCTGGAGCGGCTGGTCAACAGGACCAAGATCGGCCGTGGCATCAGGGCGACGGCGCAAAACCCCGAGGCTGCCGTGCTCATGGGCGTCGACATCAACAAGATCGTCCAGATGACGTTCCTCATCGGCGGCGCGATGGCCGGCGTGGCGGGAGCGCTGTATCTGCTCGCATATGAGAACACCAACTACTACATCGGTTTCCTCTTCGGCATCAAAGCGTTCACGGCCGCGGTTCTGGGCGGTATCGGAAACCTTCGCGGAGCGCTGGTCGGTGGAATCACGCTGGGGTTGGTGGAGAACTATGGCGCCATCATCTTCGGCTCCGACTGGAAGCACGTGATTTCGTTCACGGTCCTCGTCTTGGTCCTGATGTTCCGGCCCACCGGTCTTCTCGGTGAATCACTTCAGCAGGCGCGCGCATGA
- a CDS encoding PaaI family thioesterase, whose translation MSKGTLGERMGIEFVEVSAERVVARMPVKGNTQPYGLLHGGASVVLAESLGSIGAAVHAGEGRIAVGIEINATHHRSATDGHVTGVATRSHGGRSLATYDVVITDEEGRRVCTSRITCMLRDA comes from the coding sequence ATGAGCAAGGGCACGCTGGGCGAGCGGATGGGCATCGAGTTCGTCGAGGTCTCGGCCGAGCGGGTGGTGGCGCGGATGCCGGTGAAGGGCAACACCCAGCCGTACGGCCTGCTGCACGGAGGCGCCTCCGTTGTGCTCGCCGAATCGCTCGGCTCCATCGGCGCCGCCGTTCACGCGGGCGAGGGCAGGATCGCGGTCGGCATCGAGATCAACGCCACGCACCACCGCTCGGCCACCGACGGTCATGTCACGGGCGTCGCGACCAGGTCGCACGGGGGAAGGTCGCTGGCCACCTACGACGTCGTGATCACCGACGAGGAGGGCCGCCGGGTCTGCACCTCGCGCATCACCTGCATGCTGCGCGACGCCTGA
- a CDS encoding branched-chain amino acid ABC transporter permease yields MNQMNALSRFRSRWSTFADGMHDRWVAAPWWQRWAVYVLLIVGALLLPSDSLAPIMSPYSDWASVLFFPIGTFVVLAIGLNVVVGQAGLLDLGYVAFYAVGGYAMGMLGTRLGWNFWEILVVGILICALSGVVLGAPTLRLRGDYLAIVTLGFGEIIRLTARNTDAIGGPNGIRGIPHPPSIEGVELFGVEIFKYGVLDPRPYYYMLVALAVIVIILVKRWEKSRVGRAWAAIREDEDAAEVMGVPTFRFKMLAFAIGASIGGAMGVVWAAKVISINPNDFLFLLSATILAAVVMGGAGNLPGVMLGAFIVAWLPERFRGLQEYRMLIFGAVLVALMIFKPEGLLPSRQRKAELKGGTGGMGSLGAEVAGPETKAEAVEGADK; encoded by the coding sequence ATGAACCAGATGAATGCACTGTCCCGTTTCCGTTCGCGTTGGAGCACCTTCGCCGACGGCATGCACGACAGGTGGGTGGCCGCCCCCTGGTGGCAGCGCTGGGCGGTCTACGTGCTGCTCATCGTCGGAGCCCTCCTGCTGCCCTCCGACTCGCTCGCGCCGATCATGTCGCCGTACTCCGACTGGGCGAGCGTGCTGTTCTTCCCGATCGGCACCTTCGTGGTGCTGGCCATCGGCCTGAACGTGGTGGTCGGTCAGGCCGGCCTGCTCGACCTCGGGTACGTCGCCTTCTACGCGGTGGGCGGCTACGCGATGGGCATGCTGGGCACCAGGCTCGGGTGGAACTTCTGGGAGATCCTGGTCGTCGGGATCCTGATCTGCGCCCTTTCCGGCGTCGTCCTGGGTGCGCCGACGCTGCGGTTGCGCGGCGACTACCTGGCGATCGTCACGCTGGGCTTCGGTGAGATCATCCGCCTCACGGCCCGCAACACCGACGCGATCGGTGGCCCGAACGGCATCCGCGGCATCCCGCACCCGCCCAGCATCGAGGGTGTCGAGCTCTTCGGCGTCGAGATCTTCAAGTACGGCGTGCTCGACCCGAGGCCGTACTACTACATGCTGGTCGCGCTGGCGGTCATCGTGATCATCCTGGTCAAGCGCTGGGAGAAGAGCCGCGTCGGCAGGGCGTGGGCGGCCATCCGCGAGGACGAGGACGCCGCCGAGGTCATGGGCGTCCCGACGTTCCGGTTCAAGATGCTCGCCTTCGCCATCGGCGCCTCCATCGGTGGCGCGATGGGCGTGGTCTGGGCGGCCAAGGTCATCTCGATCAACCCGAACGACTTCCTGTTCCTGCTGTCGGCGACGATTCTGGCCGCGGTGGTCATGGGCGGCGCGGGCAACCTGCCCGGCGTCATGCTGGGCGCGTTCATCGTCGCGTGGCTGCCCGAGCGCTTCCGCGGCCTGCAGGAGTACCGCATGCTGATCTTCGGTGCGGTGCTGGTCGCTCTGATGATCTTCAAGCCCGAGGGCCTCTTGCCTTCCAGACAGCGCAAGGCTGAACTGAAGGGGGGCACAGGCGGCATGGGCAGTCTGGGGGCCGAGGTGGCCGGGCCCGAAACGAAGGCGGAAGCGGTCGAGGGGGCTGACAAATGA
- a CDS encoding siderophore-interacting protein: MTEPFRIFDVHVSDVAPLSDSFLRVTFTGDDLDLLADNGFDQRIKLILPLPGRGVSGMPRGADWFTRWRALPDEARNPLRTYTVRAVRPGLREVDVDIVLHGDGGPAARWANRARPGDRLALFGPDARYGERHGGLEFRPPADARRFLLAGDETAVPAITAILERLPEGCEGEALLEVPSQGDVLPCATRSGVTVTWLPRGGGQAAAGWCPR; the protein is encoded by the coding sequence ATGACCGAGCCATTTCGTATTTTCGACGTCCACGTGAGTGACGTCGCCCCGCTGAGTGATTCCTTCCTCCGCGTGACCTTCACCGGTGACGACCTGGATCTCCTGGCCGACAACGGCTTCGACCAGCGGATCAAACTGATCCTGCCGCTGCCCGGCCGCGGTGTCTCCGGCATGCCGAGGGGCGCCGACTGGTTCACGCGCTGGCGGGCGCTGCCCGACGAGGCGCGCAACCCCCTCCGCACCTACACCGTGCGCGCCGTACGCCCCGGTCTGCGGGAGGTCGACGTGGACATCGTGTTGCACGGAGACGGCGGCCCCGCCGCCCGCTGGGCCAACCGCGCGCGACCGGGTGACCGTCTCGCGCTGTTCGGCCCCGACGCCAGGTACGGCGAGCGGCACGGCGGGCTGGAGTTCAGGCCGCCGGCGGACGCGCGCCGGTTCCTGCTGGCGGGCGACGAGACCGCGGTGCCCGCCATCACCGCCATCCTGGAGCGGCTGCCCGAGGGCTGCGAGGGGGAGGCGCTGCTGGAGGTGCCGTCCCAGGGCGACGTGCTGCCGTGCGCGACCAGGAGCGGCGTCACCGTCACCTGGCTGCCCCGAGGAGGGGGCCAGGCCGCGGCAGGCTGGTGCCCGAGGTGA
- a CDS encoding ANTAR domain-containing response regulator, whose amino-acid sequence MSTQRRVVIAEDEALIRLDLKEMLQEDGYVVVGEAGDGEHAIKLATELRPDLVILDVKMPILDGISAAERIVADRIAPCLILTAFSQRDLVERARDAGAMAYLVKPFTKADLVPAIEMAVSRHEEMVALAAEVSSLSGRLETRKLVERAKGLLMAQHGWTEPQAFRWIQKASMDRRLSMREVAQIVVDDATKHS is encoded by the coding sequence GTGAGTACGCAGCGGCGAGTGGTGATCGCGGAAGACGAGGCACTGATCCGCCTCGACCTCAAGGAGATGCTCCAGGAGGACGGCTACGTCGTCGTGGGGGAGGCCGGTGACGGCGAGCACGCGATCAAGCTGGCCACCGAGCTCCGTCCCGACCTGGTCATCTTGGACGTGAAGATGCCGATCCTCGACGGCATCTCGGCGGCGGAGCGGATCGTGGCCGACAGGATCGCCCCCTGTCTCATCCTCACCGCCTTCTCGCAGCGCGACCTGGTCGAGCGGGCGCGCGACGCCGGCGCCATGGCCTACCTGGTGAAGCCGTTCACCAAGGCCGACCTGGTGCCCGCGATCGAGATGGCGGTCAGCAGGCACGAGGAGATGGTCGCGCTGGCGGCCGAGGTGTCGTCCCTGTCGGGCCGGCTGGAGACCAGGAAGTTGGTCGAGCGGGCCAAGGGGCTGCTGATGGCCCAGCACGGCTGGACCGAGCCGCAGGCCTTCCGCTGGATCCAGAAGGCGTCGATGGACCGGCGGCTGAGCATGCGGGAGGTCGCGCAGATCGTCGTGGACGACGCCACGAAGCACTCCTGA
- a CDS encoding branched-chain amino acid ABC transporter substrate-binding protein, producing the protein MALTLGLAACGGGSGTPGEGTATGGGEAAPTSVKIGFMGDLTGSNAGIVIPPRNGAKLAIDQYNATNPKVKIEMVEYDSQADATKAVGLAQQAIKTDKIVALIGPAFSGESAQVAPVLEEAKIPSVSASATNAALAQNGWKFWHRVLPNDAVQGPGIADFIAGAAAAKNVFVIDDKSEYGKPLADAVRAQLKSKGVTVTDDSLDPAESDFSSVVNKVAAGKPDAIFFGGYYAAAGPLLKQLRDKGVKDAKFFSGDGSLDKGLVEGAGAANAEGALVGCPCYVATPDVTDEKVKKFATDYKAAFSADPAIYATEGFDAATVFIEAIKAGKVTAEDINTFISTVDFPGVSKQVKFEANGEVVAKDIYMYQIKGGNISLLGKASEAKLG; encoded by the coding sequence ATGGCACTCACGCTCGGCCTGGCCGCCTGTGGCGGTGGGTCTGGAACCCCCGGTGAGGGGACTGCCACCGGTGGAGGGGAAGCGGCGCCCACCTCCGTCAAGATTGGCTTCATGGGCGACCTGACTGGTTCGAACGCCGGCATTGTCATCCCGCCCAGGAACGGCGCGAAGCTGGCCATCGACCAGTACAACGCGACCAATCCCAAGGTCAAGATCGAGATGGTCGAGTACGACAGCCAGGCCGACGCCACCAAGGCCGTCGGTCTCGCCCAGCAGGCCATCAAGACCGACAAGATCGTCGCGCTGATCGGTCCGGCGTTCTCCGGTGAGTCCGCCCAGGTCGCGCCGGTTCTCGAAGAGGCCAAGATTCCCAGCGTCTCGGCGTCGGCGACCAACGCCGCGCTGGCTCAGAACGGCTGGAAGTTCTGGCACCGCGTCCTGCCGAACGACGCCGTGCAGGGTCCCGGCATCGCCGACTTCATCGCCGGCGCGGCCGCGGCCAAGAACGTCTTCGTCATCGACGACAAGTCCGAGTACGGCAAGCCGCTGGCCGACGCGGTCCGCGCGCAGCTGAAGTCCAAGGGCGTGACGGTCACCGACGACTCGCTCGACCCCGCGGAGAGCGACTTCTCCTCGGTGGTCAACAAGGTGGCGGCCGGCAAGCCCGACGCCATCTTCTTCGGCGGCTACTACGCGGCGGCCGGCCCGCTGCTCAAGCAGCTGAGGGACAAGGGCGTCAAGGACGCCAAGTTCTTCAGCGGCGACGGCTCGCTGGACAAGGGCCTGGTCGAGGGCGCCGGTGCGGCCAACGCCGAAGGCGCGCTGGTCGGCTGCCCCTGCTACGTGGCCACGCCTGACGTGACCGACGAGAAGGTCAAGAAGTTCGCGACCGACTACAAGGCCGCCTTCAGCGCCGACCCGGCGATCTACGCCACCGAGGGCTTCGACGCCGCGACCGTCTTCATCGAGGCGATCAAGGCCGGCAAGGTCACCGCCGAGGACATCAACACCTTCATCTCGACGGTGGACTTCCCCGGCGTCTCCAAGCAGGTGAAGTTCGAGGCCAACGGCGAGGTCGTGGCCAAGGACATTTACATGTACCAGATCAAGGGTGGGAACATCTCCCTGCTGGGCAAGGCCTCCGAGGCCAAGCTCGGGTAA
- a CDS encoding amino acid ABC transporter ATP-binding protein, which translates to MSDVMVKAEQVCKDFGHVQVLKGIDLEVLNGEVMCVIGPSGSGKSTFLRCINHLEKVNAGRLYVDGKLIGYREHGGKLHELKEREVAAQRKDIGMVFQRFNLFPHMTALENVMEAPQRVKGEPAVVVRKRAAELLERVGLAGKMRSYPAQLSGGQQQRVAIARALAMQPKLMLFDEPTSALDPELVGEVLDVMRDLAREGMTMIVVTHEMGFAREVGDSLVFMDDGIVVEKGAPREVLTNPQHERTKLFLSKVL; encoded by the coding sequence ATGAGCGACGTGATGGTCAAGGCCGAGCAGGTCTGCAAGGACTTCGGCCACGTTCAGGTGCTCAAGGGCATCGACCTCGAGGTGCTCAACGGCGAGGTGATGTGCGTCATCGGCCCCTCGGGGTCGGGCAAGTCGACCTTCCTGCGCTGCATCAACCACCTGGAGAAGGTCAACGCGGGCCGCCTGTACGTCGACGGCAAGCTGATCGGCTACCGCGAGCACGGCGGCAAGCTGCACGAGCTCAAGGAGCGGGAGGTCGCCGCCCAGCGCAAGGACATCGGGATGGTGTTCCAGCGCTTCAACCTCTTCCCGCACATGACGGCGCTGGAGAACGTCATGGAGGCCCCGCAGCGGGTCAAGGGCGAGCCCGCCGTCGTCGTGCGGAAGAGGGCGGCCGAGCTGCTGGAGCGGGTGGGGCTGGCCGGGAAGATGCGCAGCTACCCCGCGCAGCTGTCGGGCGGCCAGCAGCAGCGCGTCGCGATCGCGCGGGCGCTGGCCATGCAGCCGAAGCTGATGCTCTTCGACGAGCCGACCTCGGCGCTCGACCCGGAGCTGGTCGGCGAGGTGCTGGACGTCATGCGCGACCTGGCCCGCGAGGGAATGACCATGATCGTGGTGACCCACGAGATGGGATTCGCCCGCGAGGTCGGCGACTCGCTGGTGTTCATGGACGACGGCATCGTCGTGGAGAAGGGAGCGCCTCGCGAGGTGCTGACCAATCCGCAGCACGAGCGGACGAAGCTGTTCCTGTCGAAGGTGCTCTGA
- a CDS encoding amino acid ABC transporter permease, producing MTETERARPELIKAVPVRHPGRWVAAAVIVVLAAMLVSNVVTNTNYNWAEQWKYFLSPPVLNGVRNTIWLTIAAMLGGVGLGIVLALMRLSPNPLMRGASWLYLWVFRGTPLYTQLLIWGNIGALFPQIGVGIPFGPEFATWPTNALYSAALMAALGLILNEAAYMAEIIRAGILSVDPGQQEAAQALGMTRMHTMRRIVLPQAMRVIVPPTGNEAISMLKNTSLVAAIPYLELTFTAQTIYASTYQVIPMLIMACIWYLILSSIMMVGQFYLERHYAKGSHPGGGRVRFIGGTA from the coding sequence ATGACCGAGACGGAAAGGGCGCGGCCCGAACTGATCAAGGCCGTGCCCGTCCGGCATCCGGGCAGATGGGTGGCCGCCGCGGTCATCGTGGTGCTCGCCGCGATGCTGGTGAGCAACGTCGTCACCAACACCAACTACAACTGGGCCGAGCAGTGGAAGTACTTCCTGTCTCCGCCCGTGCTGAACGGCGTGCGCAACACGATCTGGCTCACGATCGCGGCCATGCTCGGCGGCGTCGGGCTGGGCATCGTGCTCGCCCTGATGCGGCTGTCGCCCAACCCGCTCATGCGCGGGGCGTCGTGGCTGTACCTGTGGGTCTTCAGGGGCACGCCGCTCTACACGCAGCTGCTCATCTGGGGCAACATCGGCGCGCTGTTCCCGCAGATCGGGGTCGGCATCCCGTTCGGCCCCGAGTTCGCCACCTGGCCGACCAACGCGCTCTACAGCGCGGCGCTGATGGCCGCGCTCGGCCTGATCCTCAACGAGGCGGCCTACATGGCCGAGATCATCAGGGCGGGCATCCTGTCGGTCGATCCAGGACAGCAGGAGGCGGCGCAGGCGCTCGGCATGACGCGTATGCACACGATGCGCAGGATCGTGCTGCCGCAGGCGATGCGCGTCATCGTCCCGCCGACCGGCAACGAGGCCATCTCGATGCTGAAGAACACCTCGCTGGTGGCGGCCATCCCGTACCTGGAGCTGACCTTCACCGCGCAGACGATCTACGCCTCGACGTATCAGGTCATCCCGATGCTGATCATGGCCTGCATCTGGTACCTGATCCTGTCCTCGATCATGATGGTGGGACAGTTCTACCTCGAGCGCCACTACGCCAAGGGGTCGCATCCAGGCGGCGGCCGCGTCAGGTTCATAGGCGGTACGGCATGA
- a CDS encoding ABC transporter ATP-binding protein, with amino-acid sequence MLLEVKDIHVHYGKIEALKGISVEVNEGEIVTLIGANGAGKTTTLKTISGLRPLTSGSVIFDGQDISKMPGHKRVEAGLGQAPEGRGIFPGMTVHDNLLMGAYARTGDVSAELNEAYELFPRLAERRTQFAGTMSGGEQQMLAIGRALMAKPKVLLLDEPSMGLAPLLVKQIFEIIEEINRRGVTVLLVEQNAQQALQLAHRAYVLEVGQIVKSAQASTLLDDPAVRAAYLGGDLGESSPNGHH; translated from the coding sequence ATGCTTCTTGAGGTCAAGGACATCCACGTCCACTACGGCAAGATCGAGGCTCTCAAGGGCATCTCGGTCGAGGTGAACGAGGGCGAGATCGTCACGCTGATCGGTGCCAACGGCGCCGGCAAGACGACCACGCTGAAGACCATCTCGGGCCTGCGCCCGCTGACGTCGGGATCGGTGATCTTCGACGGCCAGGACATCAGCAAGATGCCGGGGCACAAGCGCGTCGAGGCCGGGCTCGGCCAGGCTCCCGAGGGCCGGGGCATCTTCCCCGGCATGACGGTGCACGACAACCTGCTGATGGGCGCCTACGCTCGCACCGGTGACGTGAGCGCCGAGCTGAACGAGGCCTACGAGCTGTTCCCCAGGCTCGCCGAGCGGCGCACCCAGTTCGCCGGCACCATGTCGGGCGGTGAGCAGCAGATGCTGGCGATCGGCAGGGCGCTGATGGCCAAGCCGAAGGTGCTGCTGCTCGACGAGCCGTCGATGGGCCTCGCACCGCTGCTGGTCAAGCAGATCTTCGAGATCATCGAGGAGATCAACCGCAGAGGCGTGACGGTCCTGCTGGTGGAGCAGAACGCCCAGCAGGCGCTGCAACTGGCGCATCGGGCGTACGTGCTGGAGGTCGGCCAGATCGTCAAGAGCGCGCAGGCGAGCACGCTGCTCGACGACCCGGCCGTGCGCGCCGCCTACCTGGGCGGCGACCTGGGCGAGTCGAGCCCGAACGGTCACCACTAG
- a CDS encoding ABC transporter substrate-binding protein, with protein sequence MGTLSRRALAAGTFVVAGALALTACGGGGGETGATPAGTGASPTAPAAENTLAAMVPDAIKSDGKLIVGVDASYPPNESVDPASQKIVGWDVELVEAVAGKLGLTAEFQNAGFDTIIPGLQSGKYELGASSFTDNKEREKVVDFVTYYSAGTAWAAQKGNPKGVNPEDACGKKIGVQQGTVQVDDIKAKSDACVKAGKPAIDQVVRKQQTEVNADLVSGKIDGMLADSPIVGYAVKQTAGKLEIIGQAYDTAPYGYAIGKNSGTFKDAWLAALKETIADGTYKSILDKWGVADGAITDPVINGAQG encoded by the coding sequence ATGGGTACTCTTTCCCGCCGCGCGCTGGCGGCTGGCACGTTCGTCGTCGCGGGCGCGCTGGCGCTCACGGCCTGCGGGGGCGGGGGCGGTGAAACCGGCGCCACACCCGCCGGCACCGGAGCGTCCCCGACCGCGCCCGCCGCCGAGAACACTCTGGCGGCTATGGTGCCCGACGCGATCAAGTCCGACGGCAAGCTCATCGTCGGCGTGGACGCCTCCTACCCGCCGAACGAGTCGGTCGACCCGGCCTCGCAGAAGATCGTGGGCTGGGACGTCGAGCTGGTCGAGGCCGTCGCGGGCAAGCTCGGCCTGACCGCCGAGTTCCAGAACGCCGGCTTCGACACGATCATCCCGGGCCTGCAGTCCGGCAAGTACGAGCTCGGCGCCTCCTCCTTCACCGACAACAAGGAGCGGGAGAAGGTCGTCGACTTCGTCACCTACTACTCCGCCGGCACCGCGTGGGCCGCCCAGAAGGGCAACCCGAAGGGGGTCAACCCCGAAGACGCCTGCGGCAAGAAGATCGGCGTCCAGCAGGGCACCGTCCAGGTGGACGACATCAAGGCCAAGAGCGACGCCTGCGTCAAGGCCGGCAAGCCCGCCATCGACCAGGTGGTGCGCAAGCAGCAGACCGAGGTCAACGCCGACCTGGTGTCCGGCAAGATCGACGGCATGCTCGCCGACTCGCCCATCGTCGGCTACGCGGTGAAGCAGACCGCCGGCAAGCTGGAGATCATCGGTCAGGCCTACGACACCGCCCCGTACGGCTACGCGATCGGCAAGAACTCCGGCACCTTCAAGGACGCCTGGCTGGCCGCGCTCAAGGAGACCATCGCCGACGGGACGTACAAGTCGATCCTCGACAAGTGGGGCGTCGCCGACGGCGCCATCACCGACCCGGTGATCAACGGCGCGCAGGGATAG
- a CDS encoding pyridoxamine 5'-phosphate oxidase family protein, translated as MALSTADREAFLAEAHIGALAVQDEEGRGPLAVPVWYDYSPGGEVSFLTDRDSRKARLVTKAGRFTMLVERTHPTYRYVSVEGPVSSANPTTVEELTRIAARYLSEEAVESYVARSNFDVLVTFHMRPARWLSSDLGSF; from the coding sequence ATGGCGCTGTCGACCGCTGATCGTGAGGCTTTCCTGGCCGAGGCGCACATCGGCGCGCTGGCCGTCCAGGACGAGGAAGGACGCGGCCCGCTGGCCGTGCCCGTCTGGTACGACTACTCCCCCGGCGGCGAGGTGTCGTTTCTGACCGACCGCGACTCGCGCAAGGCCAGGCTCGTCACGAAGGCGGGCCGCTTCACGATGCTCGTCGAGCGGACGCATCCGACCTACCGCTACGTCTCGGTCGAAGGCCCCGTCAGCTCGGCCAACCCGACCACGGTGGAGGAGCTGACCAGGATCGCCGCCCGCTACCTGTCCGAGGAGGCCGTCGAGAGCTACGTGGCGCGGTCGAACTTCGACGTGCTCGTCACCTTCCACATGCGCCCGGCGCGCTGGCTCTCCTCCGATCTGGGGAGCTTCTGA
- a CDS encoding ABC transporter ATP-binding protein, producing the protein MTEEKQALLELRSLTMRFGGVTALRGVNLTVNEGEIFALIGPNGAGKTTVFNVVTGVYHPTEGEVRFQDERISGVKRFKITKKGIARTFQNIRLFHNMSALENVMVGSDVHHRAGMVSVALGLPWHRKAEREGKALAYELLEFCGVSHRAGDYAKNLPYGDQRRLEIARALATNPKLLLLDEPAAGMNPAEKEALQQLIRNIRDAGRTILLIEHDMSLVMGISDRIAVLDFGEKIADGLPDEVRNDPRVIEAYLGAPADAS; encoded by the coding sequence ATGACCGAGGAGAAGCAGGCCCTGCTCGAGCTCCGCTCGCTGACCATGCGTTTCGGCGGTGTGACGGCGCTGCGCGGGGTGAACCTGACGGTGAACGAGGGCGAGATCTTCGCGCTCATCGGCCCGAACGGCGCGGGCAAGACCACGGTGTTCAACGTGGTCACCGGCGTCTACCACCCGACCGAGGGCGAGGTGCGCTTCCAGGACGAGCGGATCAGCGGCGTCAAGCGCTTCAAGATCACCAAGAAGGGCATCGCCCGCACGTTCCAGAACATCCGGCTGTTCCACAACATGTCGGCGCTGGAGAACGTGATGGTGGGCTCGGACGTGCACCACAGGGCCGGCATGGTGAGCGTCGCGCTCGGCCTGCCCTGGCACCGCAAGGCCGAGCGTGAGGGCAAGGCCCTGGCGTACGAGCTGCTGGAGTTCTGCGGGGTCTCCCACCGGGCGGGCGACTACGCCAAGAACCTGCCGTACGGTGACCAGCGCCGCCTCGAGATCGCCAGAGCGCTGGCGACCAACCCGAAGCTGCTGCTGCTCGACGAGCCCGCGGCGGGCATGAACCCGGCGGAGAAGGAAGCGCTGCAGCAGCTCATCAGGAACATCAGAGACGCGGGACGCACGATCCTGCTGATCGAGCACGACATGAGCCTCGTCATGGGCATCAGTGACCGCATCGCCGTCCTCGACTTCGGAGAGAAGATCGCGGACGGGCTGCCCGACGAGGTGCGGAACGACCCTCGGGTCATCGAGGCGTACTTGGGGGCACCCGCAGATGCTTCTTGA
- a CDS encoding SIP domain-containing protein: protein MKAAADRLLPSAAPGEALEDVDVDVDLLWEVPEETESVAPLYAWLAGEAAVIRTLRRHLVAERGMDRRAVAFMGYWRSGRAED from the coding sequence GTGAAGGCCGCCGCGGACCGGCTGCTGCCTTCGGCGGCCCCCGGAGAGGCGCTCGAGGACGTCGACGTGGACGTCGACCTGCTGTGGGAGGTGCCGGAGGAGACGGAGTCCGTGGCGCCGCTGTACGCGTGGCTGGCGGGCGAGGCGGCGGTGATCAGGACGCTGCGCAGGCACCTGGTGGCCGAGCGCGGCATGGACCGCCGCGCGGTCGCCTTCATGGGCTACTGGCGCTCAGGCCGTGCCGAGGACTGA
- a CDS encoding DUF4352 domain-containing protein: MRRSLLIACVVAALTSCGPEPEKPQTRPTYDLPPRQVRVNETPIHAAPVTDGDARFQVIGLQSGQASLSGSHAEWPAKGQFVTVRVVVENPGRSTSRFDARKQLLVTADGRTFPVDDTAQITKRQPREISVGAGVRIEMDLWFDIPKNAQPAAVKLYGDPPIGYPSTEGVRVPLK, from the coding sequence GTGCGCCGATCTCTTCTCATCGCCTGCGTCGTGGCCGCGTTGACGTCGTGCGGCCCCGAACCGGAGAAACCGCAGACGAGACCCACCTACGACCTGCCTCCGCGACAGGTCCGCGTCAACGAGACCCCGATCCACGCCGCCCCCGTGACCGACGGCGACGCGCGCTTCCAGGTGATCGGCCTGCAGTCCGGTCAGGCCAGCCTCTCAGGCAGCCACGCCGAATGGCCCGCCAAGGGGCAGTTCGTCACTGTCCGTGTCGTGGTGGAAAATCCGGGAAGATCCACATCCAGGTTCGACGCACGCAAGCAGTTGCTGGTCACGGCGGACGGCCGCACGTTCCCCGTCGACGACACCGCCCAGATCACCAAGCGGCAGCCGAGAGAGATCTCCGTGGGCGCGGGCGTGCGCATCGAGATGGACCTCTGGTTCGACATCCCCAAGAACGCCCAGCCCGCCGCCGTCAAGCTGTACGGCGACCCGCCCATCGGCTATCCGAGCACCGAGGGCGTGCGGGTCCCCCTGAAATGA